The following proteins are co-located in the Flavobacterium sp. CECT 9288 genome:
- a CDS encoding NAD(P)-binding protein, which produces MKNGENYNTSRRFFVKTVGLALLAVPFLQACQEKVIQVLIRLSGTNHILGHRLRTKNFPKPTKQIHIPYLIVGGGISGLSAARQFSKKGIHDFLVVELENHLGGNSSSGENKYSKYPLGAHYLPLPNKADQELLDFLEEEAIIQGYDHEGFPIFDAQQLTFAPDERLFYRNNWQEGLVPKTGNTPDEDAQIQDFFLKMSTFRTGKDKDGVYYFDIPLSKSSQDSSIRALDKMTMLQWCAQDGYTAQPLLNYIDYCCRDDFGLGIKEVSAWAGIHYFAARKQDTAPDGNDTVLTWPEGNARLASHLKKYAHSKTLTNHIVFDIKIENKKVIAATYDAQNQTSLEIIADKVIMATPQFVNQYFFKDRKKITKDFHYAPWFLATLVVSELPDNGSFPLCWDNVIYGSKGLGYIYDQHQTLEQIQPKKVITYYYSFSTVEIKENRRLLYSQKESYWKQIVLNDLKMAHPTIESFIEDIHIHRLGHGMISPVPDFIFGQAKKEASASIDNRILFAHSDLAGISIFEEAFHQGINIVNTILDGTTVD; this is translated from the coding sequence TCTGGCACCAATCATATCTTGGGTCACCGATTGCGTACCAAAAACTTTCCAAAACCAACCAAGCAAATTCATATTCCCTATTTAATTGTGGGAGGCGGAATATCCGGGCTAAGTGCTGCTAGGCAATTTTCAAAAAAAGGAATTCATGATTTTTTAGTGGTGGAATTAGAAAACCATTTGGGAGGAAATTCATCAAGTGGAGAAAATAAGTATTCTAAATATCCGCTAGGAGCGCACTACTTACCATTGCCTAATAAAGCCGATCAAGAACTGCTTGATTTTCTTGAGGAAGAAGCCATTATTCAAGGTTATGACCATGAGGGTTTTCCAATATTTGATGCGCAACAACTCACATTTGCACCAGATGAAAGATTGTTTTATAGAAACAATTGGCAGGAAGGTTTGGTGCCAAAAACTGGAAACACGCCAGATGAAGATGCACAAATTCAAGATTTTTTCTTGAAGATGAGTACTTTTAGAACGGGTAAAGATAAAGATGGAGTGTATTATTTTGATATTCCGTTATCCAAGTCTTCTCAGGACTCATCCATACGAGCTTTAGACAAAATGACAATGCTGCAATGGTGCGCGCAAGATGGGTATACAGCGCAACCACTCTTGAATTACATTGATTATTGCTGTAGAGATGATTTTGGTTTAGGGATCAAAGAAGTTTCGGCTTGGGCCGGTATACACTACTTTGCAGCTCGTAAGCAAGACACGGCTCCAGATGGAAATGATACCGTACTTACTTGGCCAGAAGGAAATGCGCGTTTAGCATCACATTTAAAAAAATATGCTCATTCTAAAACACTAACCAATCACATTGTATTTGATATAAAAATTGAAAATAAGAAAGTAATTGCTGCCACATATGATGCGCAAAATCAAACTTCACTTGAGATAATTGCCGATAAGGTTATTATGGCTACACCTCAGTTTGTCAATCAATACTTTTTTAAGGATCGAAAAAAAATCACTAAAGATTTTCATTACGCACCATGGTTTTTGGCAACTCTAGTAGTTTCAGAACTTCCAGATAATGGTAGTTTTCCTTTGTGTTGGGACAATGTAATTTATGGTTCAAAAGGGTTGGGGTATATCTACGACCAACATCAAACTTTAGAGCAAATCCAACCCAAAAAAGTGATTACGTACTACTATAGTTTTTCAACGGTTGAGATCAAGGAAAATCGCAGACTTTTGTACTCCCAAAAAGAAAGCTATTGGAAACAAATAGTTCTTAACGATTTAAAAATGGCACATCCCACCATTGAAAGTTTTATAGAGGACATACACATTCATAGATTGGGACATGGAATGATTAGTCCTGTTCCGGATTTTATTTTTGGTCAAGCCAAAAAAGAAGCTTCAGCTAGCATTGATAATCGGATTTTATTTGCTCATTCTGATTTGGCTGGAATTTCAATTTTTGAAGAAGCATTTCATCAAGGTATTAATATTGTTAACACAATTCTAGATGGAACAACCGTGGATTGA
- a CDS encoding serine/threonine protein phosphatase, which produces MSSQKRLTRAYTEAARIPFDDTSKFILFSDCHRSDNSFADDFADNRNVYFHAMTQYYKEGFSYFELGDGDELWENVYFKTIFEAHKSVYLLLKKFHDSNRYFKIWGNHEMNFKDKKNVEKILFTYTNTQNDTVQPLFTGIQCHEALVLQHKETKQELFLTHGHQADYMNYVGWKINRFLVRILWRPLQIWGISDPTSPAKNYVERIKIELRIKKWIANNNRKLTIVGHTHRPSFSYPNAHTVPYFNDGSCVHPRSITGIEIVEGTITLIKWFIDTKEDGTLQVVKEILEGPTLLKDYI; this is translated from the coding sequence ATGTCATCCCAAAAAAGATTAACAAGAGCATACACAGAAGCAGCAAGAATTCCCTTTGATGACACATCAAAATTCATTTTATTTAGTGATTGCCACAGAAGTGATAATAGTTTTGCAGATGACTTTGCAGACAATAGAAATGTGTATTTTCACGCCATGACCCAATATTACAAAGAAGGCTTTTCTTATTTTGAACTTGGTGACGGTGATGAATTATGGGAAAACGTCTATTTCAAAACCATTTTTGAAGCCCATAAAAGCGTGTACTTGTTGTTAAAAAAATTCCACGATTCAAATCGGTATTTTAAAATTTGGGGGAATCATGAAATGAATTTTAAGGACAAAAAAAATGTTGAAAAAATACTGTTTACCTATACCAATACTCAAAACGATACCGTTCAGCCCCTGTTTACTGGTATTCAATGTCACGAAGCTTTAGTTCTACAACATAAAGAAACCAAACAAGAATTGTTTTTAACCCACGGTCATCAAGCCGATTATATGAATTATGTAGGTTGGAAAATAAATCGGTTTTTAGTACGAATATTATGGAGACCACTGCAAATATGGGGAATTTCTGATCCTACAAGTCCAGCAAAAAATTATGTGGAACGCATAAAAATTGAACTCAGAATAAAAAAATGGATTGCAAATAACAATAGGAAACTTACCATTGTAGGACATACACACAGACCTAGTTTTTCTTATCCCAATGCTCATACTGTTCCTTATTTTAACGACGGTAGTTGCGTACATCCGCGTAGCATAACCGGAATAGAAATCGTTGAAGGAACCATAACATTAATAAAATGGTTTATTGATACTAAAGAAGATGGTACGCTGCAGGTAGTAAAAGAAATCCTTGAAGGCCCCACACTTTTAAAAGACTATATTTAA
- a CDS encoding DUF3050 domain-containing protein, whose amino-acid sequence MNIATINKSIQSQKEQLLQHTLYNKVRTIEDLQCFLENHVYAVWDFMSLLKALQSKLTCTTTPWFATVNPETRYLINEIVLAEESDLTLDGKRSSHYEMYIEAMEACQADTNGIKSFLQEVDSLKNIFVAIKTSNLHPNIKAFLDFTFRVIEEGKSHEIAAAFTFGREDLIPSMFTEILKNFQANFPETDLSKLIYYFERHIELDGDEHGPMAMKMITELCGTDEQKWSDVEEVSKMALEKRIGLWDAIEESLTLNVALA is encoded by the coding sequence ATGAATATTGCCACAATAAACAAAAGTATTCAATCACAAAAAGAACAATTACTGCAGCACACATTGTACAACAAAGTGAGAACAATTGAAGATTTACAGTGTTTTCTTGAAAATCACGTCTACGCTGTTTGGGATTTTATGTCACTTTTAAAAGCGCTTCAGTCAAAGCTTACCTGCACAACAACACCTTGGTTTGCAACTGTAAATCCTGAAACGAGATATTTAATCAATGAAATTGTATTAGCCGAAGAGTCTGATTTGACTCTTGATGGTAAACGTTCCAGTCATTATGAAATGTATATTGAGGCCATGGAAGCGTGTCAAGCAGATACCAATGGAATCAAAAGCTTTTTACAAGAAGTAGACTCTTTGAAAAATATTTTTGTTGCTATTAAAACAAGTAATTTACATCCCAACATTAAAGCTTTTTTAGACTTTACTTTCCGAGTTATTGAAGAAGGTAAATCTCATGAAATTGCCGCTGCTTTCACTTTTGGTAGAGAAGATTTAATTCCAAGTATGTTTACTGAAATCTTGAAGAACTTTCAAGCTAATTTCCCTGAAACAGACTTGAGTAAACTTATCTATTATTTTGAAAGACATATTGAACTTGACGGTGACGAACACGGACCAATGGCCATGAAAATGATCACAGAGCTATGTGGTACTGACGAACAAAAATGGTCAGATGTGGAGGAAGTTTCGAAAATGGCATTAGAAAAAAGAATTGGACTTTGGGATGCTATAGAAGAGTCATTAACACTAAATGTCGCTTTGGCTTAA
- a CDS encoding acyl-CoA dehydrogenase family protein, protein MKPDLFQSPDYYNLDDLLTEEHKLVRESARAWVKKKVSPIIEDFAQRAEFPKQIIKGLGEIGGFGPYIPVEYGGAGLDQISYGLIMQEIERGDSGVRSTSSVQSSLVMYPIWKYGNEEQRMKYLPKLATGEFMGCFGLTEPDHGSNPGGMTTNFKDMGDHYLLNGAKMWISNAPFADIAVVWAKNEEGRIHGLIVERGMEGFTTPETHNKWSLRASSTGELIFDNVKVPKENLLPNKSGLGAPLGCLDSARYGIAWGAIGAAMDCYDTALRYAKERIQFDKPIAGTQLQQKKLAEMITEITKAQLLTWRLGVLRNEGKATTAQISMAKRNNVDMAINIAREARQILGGMGITGEYSIMRHMMNLESVITYEGTHDIHLLITGMDITGIPAFK, encoded by the coding sequence ATGAAACCAGACTTATTTCAATCACCAGATTATTATAACTTAGACGATTTACTAACCGAAGAACACAAACTAGTGCGCGAATCGGCACGTGCTTGGGTAAAAAAAAAAGTATCGCCTATTATTGAAGACTTTGCACAACGTGCTGAATTCCCGAAACAAATTATAAAAGGTTTGGGTGAAATTGGTGGTTTTGGTCCGTACATCCCTGTTGAATACGGAGGTGCTGGTTTAGACCAAATATCATACGGTTTGATCATGCAAGAAATTGAGCGCGGAGATTCTGGTGTTCGTTCTACTTCATCTGTGCAATCCTCTTTAGTGATGTATCCTATTTGGAAATATGGAAACGAAGAGCAACGCATGAAATACTTACCAAAATTAGCTACCGGAGAATTCATGGGTTGTTTTGGCTTGACCGAACCTGATCATGGATCTAATCCTGGTGGAATGACAACCAACTTTAAGGACATGGGTGACCATTACCTTTTAAATGGTGCCAAAATGTGGATTTCTAATGCTCCGTTTGCAGATATTGCTGTAGTTTGGGCTAAAAATGAAGAAGGTAGAATTCACGGTTTGATTGTAGAGCGTGGCATGGAAGGTTTCACTACTCCAGAAACGCACAACAAATGGTCGCTTCGTGCATCATCTACAGGAGAATTAATTTTTGACAACGTAAAGGTTCCAAAAGAAAACCTTTTACCAAATAAATCTGGATTAGGAGCACCGCTTGGTTGCTTAGACTCGGCTCGTTACGGAATTGCTTGGGGCGCTATTGGTGCCGCTATGGATTGCTACGATACTGCTTTGCGTTATGCTAAAGAAAGAATTCAGTTTGACAAACCAATTGCAGGAACACAATTACAACAAAAGAAATTGGCGGAAATGATTACCGAAATCACCAAAGCACAATTACTAACTTGGAGACTTGGTGTTTTACGAAATGAAGGAAAAGCAACAACGGCTCAAATCTCGATGGCCAAAAGAAACAATGTTGACATGGCTATCAATATAGCTCGTGAAGCCAGACAAATTTTAGGTGGAATGGGGATTACTGGAGAATACTCAATTATGCGCCACATGATGAACTTAGAATCTGTAATTACATACGAAGGGACACACGACATTCACTTGCTAATCACAGGTATGGATATTACTGGAATTCCAGCTTTTAAGTAG